The DNA region TTTTTTATGGTAGAAAACTTGAATTTATGCTCATCAAAATATTTTATTTCACGTTCATAAATAGGTATTCCCTTTGGACCTAAATTCTTCATTTTTAGCTTAGATCTAAGCGTGTCTTGCAAAAACGCCGAAACCACATTTTTTGATCTTTTATTAATTTGGCGTTCCTCATCCATTTCGTCAATAAACTCGTTTGGGTGCGTTATAAATACGATAGGTTTTCCATTTTTTGAGGTTTCATAAGCCAGTACCTTTCTTTGAAAAGCTGTAAAATTTGGAAAAATTCTCATAGTTGTGCTCAAATAGGGTATTAAAGAGGCACTTAAAGGTATTTCAATTATTGACCCTTCCCCTTTTTTAAATAATGTATTTTTACTTGTTCTATAGGGTAACCTTGGAGCAGTTAACCAATTTAATTTTTTTAAACCTCCAAAGGACATAAACATATCAAAACGTTGAGATGCAACAGAACTATCTATTTTATAACCTGTTTTTTCTAATGCAAGTGCGGTGTCATTGCTTACACGAAGAGCCGGAGCTCTGAATGATATAATTTCCTCTCCAATAATATTTTCTAGAATATCTTTAGATTCTTTTAAATGATTTATTTGCTTTTCTAACGACATCACGTCAAATCCATGTTCTTTTGTGTGTAATAGTCCATGACTACCTACCTCATGACCGTAAGGAATTACCATTTTTACAACTTCTGGGTATAATTTTGCCATATAGCCCGTAAAGAAAAAAGTAGATTTAACATTGTACTTAGCGTATAAATCTAAAAGTAATGGCATACCTTCTTTTAATACCTTGTACCCGCTTTCATCACGTAAGGTATTATGCCATAGCGATGTAGTTTCTACGTCATTAGATAATAAACAATATTTTTCGTTTTTCATTTAATAAATATTTATGAGGTTCTTTTATAGTCACTTACTTTAATATTTTTTGAACCTCTGACCTTAATCAATATTGCTTTTATTATATTTTTAAAATTTTGCCAAGATAATATCCAAATCCATAACAGTCCAAAATTAGACCAGTTATGTGGATGTGTGTTAATCATCAATTTGTCTGGAAGCGTGTCGTTTTTTACCAATTTTATAATATCATCAGTAGTTTTTAACGGAAAATTGTACTTTGTAGTTACTTTATCCCTAACACTAACTTTTGTATTGTTCCATCTTCTACCTGCATCGGTTATATAAAAAACTTCATCAAAATCAATATCAAAATAGGGTTCGCCGATGATATCAAAATCTCTGTAATTATATTTTTTCCAAATGTCACGATTGTCGATACTGTTTGCAGGACTTCCGTGCATACATATAGTTGAAACTGGATAAAACTTCCTAAAATAATCCAAATTCTTTTTATAGCTTTCATAGGCTTTTTCATAATTACCTCTTGCCATACCTAAATCCTCATAATGATATGCAAGTTCATGCCCCATATCAACAATTGCTTTCATTACTTTAGGTTGGTTACTCTCAGGTACTATTCTGAAAAAATAAGTTCCAACTGCACCTACGTCAATTTCATCTTTACCTTGGTCTAAAGAATGTGGGGATCTTCTATCTACATCATGCCGTAAAACCACAACTTTTTTATTGGGGCTTTTTATAAAGTCTTCAAATGTTTGAAAGGTATAGCCTTGATCTTTTAAAGCTTGTACCAATTCTTTATATTTTTTAAATGTAAAATCCATTATTGATTAATTTGTTTGTGTATAGAGCTAAAAAATAAATCGTTCAGTTCAGAAACTTTGGTTTTTATTAAATTTTGGCTTATTTCTGGTCTTATTTTATTAAATGTTTCAAGAAAATTTTCTGGGTCAGAATAAAATATTCCACCATGATCATTATCTAAATAATGCTTTAAACTACCATAATCTGAAGTTAAAACAGGTGTACCGCAAGCTCTGGCTTCAAGCACGGATAATGGCATACCAATCGAACTATTTTTTTTGACCACAGGGAATATATACAAATCACTTAATTGATATATTTCTTGAATCTTATCTATATATTTATCAACGATAATTATATTTTCAGACAATAATTCGTCCTTTAAAGATTGTTTACCTTGTGCGTCCGTTGGTGTTGAACTGCTGCCAACAATTACTACTTGTAGCCCAGCCTTTTGCAAAGGAACCAGTGATTTTAAATTTCTACCTTCGTTCAAATGCCCCATGTGGGATACAATAAAAGCATCTTCGGGCAAACTATACTTTTTACGTAACTTTAACTTATCTTCTTCATTTTTTAGAGGTTTAAAAATAGTAAGATCGGTTAACAATGGAATTAACTCATTTTTGATATTTAATGTATTCCAATATTCATGTAAGGCTGGTGAAGGTGTAAACGCTTTATCTGGCTTTAAAAATTTAACAGCTACTTTTTGCCAGGTTTTTAATGGTTTTGGCTGTAATGCAACAAATGCTATATTCGATTTTTTAGAAAAACTTGAAAACATTCTTAACCTTAGATAACTAGCAAAAGTACTTGATTGAAATGGCAAATAGACTATTGCTTCTGGTCTAAAATTCTTTATAATTGTTTTGATTTCTTTTGAGTAGAACAGCACATTAGTATATACTATATGAATGTTCTCTTTTTTAAAACCATGTCTACAAATTACTTGCAATTCAAAATTCTTATCTAAATTTAAAAAAAGGTTATAGACTGTTTTTTTTATTCCTTCGTCATACGGAGGATTTAGGTATTCAGATATAAACAGGACTCTCTTCAAATCTATTATTTATTTTTTAAAGGTCTTTCGCCATTTAAAATCATAGCTTCTTCTATACTTATACTCAATTTCTCGGGATAGTAAGTATCGACCTCATTTTCATGATCTAACATTACGATCGGGTTTTTTTGATACTTGGATCTAACGATACAATTCTCTGGACTATCACAAATGAAAATATCTAGGGGAACGCCCTTCAAATCGGCATATTTTTTCTCTTTTACATAGAATATGATTGCTTTAACCATATTTTTAAATCCAGGTTTTCTAATCAATGAAACGTCTATATCAGAGTGTTCACTTAAAGTACCTTTACAAATACCACCTAAAGATACACTATATAGCAACCAACCTTTACTGGATTCTTGCTCTAATCTTTCCTGTATATCGTATAATTGATTAAAAAGATCTTTTTTAGTGGTTTTAAACCATTTTATTCTGTGAACTATCAGAACAAATAAATTATTATTTACAAACCAATTTAATGTATGGGCAATCATAAACCCAAAAATTAAACTTTTTACAATAGTAATATTAAATCCGTAGAATAATATTAAGAATAGAATTGCCCAAAAAACAACGGTAAAAAGTATTTTATATAATTTTTCGCTTTTATCGGCATGAAAGATACCCTGCATTAACCAATTGCTGGGAAACTGTAAAAAACTAAAGTTTTTACTGTATAAAATATTTTCAATTATTTTTTTCATCAAGCAAGTAGTTTATTACTTTATCTTTAACAAGTTTATATTCTGTATTGTTTTTGATCAATTTAATATTTAAATCGTTACTTAACAACTCAAAAACTTTAATTTTATCTCCTAAGTGTTCGTCATGTAAAGTATCCAGTTTACGGACTCTAACAATTTCCTCATCTACTTTTAAAATAACTATTTTAGAATTTTTAGGTATCAATTCTAAAAACTTCTTACCTATCCACGTTTTATGTAAATCCATCCTTTTAGTATCAACCATTAAGTCTGCCAAGGTGTCTATAACAAAACGGTCCAATAGAAGTGTTTGATCGGAATTTAGTTTTCTTTTATGTAAATACCATTTTATGTTGAAATCAATTAACTGAAGCATTGGAAATGTATAAGAAACGAACTTTGATTTATACAAGTTTCTTTTGCAATATTCTACACCGTTAATAGTAGTGTATTTCGTCAACCCAATCAAACGACAGTACGCCATTAAAGGTTTGGACAAAATTTTTGGGGAACGTATCCAAACTTTCGTAATCTTATCCGATTTTTTTAAAAGTTCTTTTTCTAAATCCAATAAAAAAGTGGTTTTACCACTACCATCGGATCCCGCAATGTAAAATACATTATCGAACATGTTCTTATTATTTACTATATACGGTCAACGTTTTTTCGCCCATTAAATTGTAGCTAAATAGGGTTGATGCATTCTTAACCTGATACTCTTTTTTTGACAATAACTTGTTGACAGCCTTTAAAAAACTTTCAACGGTATTGTCAATTATTTCTCCACCCTCAACAGATTTTATAACTTCTTTAACATCACCTACATCCGTTGATATTACTGGAACACCACAACATAAAGATTCTTTAACTACCGTTGGGCTTCCTTCAAAAAACGAAGCGAGAATCATCGCATCGGCACAGTTTATAAGGTCTGGTATTAAGCTATTGTCTAACTCGCCTAAAAAAAGAATTTGTTGCTTATGTGTTTCTGCAAGTTTAACTAAATCTTGATATAACGAACCTGAGCCCACAATAACCAGTTTAATGTTACTTTTATTGATCTGTTTAAAACTGTTTATTATAAATTCTACATTCTTTTCATACTCAAGCCTACCGATAAATAGTATAATTTTTTCGTTTTGCGGTAAATTGAATTTTGTTCTTGCTTCCGCTTTATCCTTAGTAAAAAACCTATTGGTATCCACAGAGATGGGTATTAATTCTATCTTGTGTTTTATCCAAGGATATTTTTTTACATATCTATCCAAGTTTTTTTGATCAACAGCAATTAGTCTATCAGCTAATTTAAATGCGAAATATTGTAAAAAAGCATAGAACGAGCCCATTACTTTCCCTTTCTTTTTTATTACGGCAATATCTTGCCCACCGTGTAATGTGCAAATAATTTTATTTCGTTTTCTAAGGGCTAAGGGAATGACCATTTCCGGTCTTTGAACATGAACAATATCTCCCTTTTTAATCTTTTTTAGCGTTTTTGTTGTAAATAATTTCAAGAAAAATTTAAAATTACCCAAAGAAGATTTTTTAGCTATCGAGTAAAATTCAGAAAAAATTTTACTTTGAGCATCAGTGCCTTTCAAACTTCCACAACCAATTAAAACTGTTTTACGATCGTTTTCAATGAAATACTTGGATAAATTAAGAATATAACTCATAACACCACCAGAAGAATCCCTGGTTATGTCTTCGTTCTCTATAAAAACAATATATGATTGTAATTTATTCAAAGTCATTGATATGTTTTAATATAACAGAAGTGGTATCGTCCCATTTGCTTTCGATAAGATTTATACTTTTTCCCCTAGCTTTTTTCTTGGTATCCATTGTTATCGAATCGATATACTCTTTAATATCGGTAAGGTCAATAGATTCGTAAAGTAACCCAGATTCAACTAGGGCTTGATTAACTACCATTTCCCTTCCTCCGGTATAAATTGTAGGCACCCCGAGTAATGCTGTTTCTCTTGAAACCGTATCTCCTGAGGAGATGGCGAATTGGGCATAATACAATAATGAATAAATATCGGAAACGGGTTCTTCTAAAATTATACAATCATCCTTGTAGATATCGGTTAATGATTTATCTTCAATTGATAAAACAATTTTTAAGCCTTTCGATTTAATTTGATTAATTAATTCTATAAGTATGGAGTTTTTTTCTTTATAGTTTAAACTAATATGTGCAATCTCCCTTATAAAAACATATTGCTCGGGTTTAATGGAATACTCTTTAAGTACATTTTCAGAAACATTCAAGTATTTTGGATTTAGATAGGCCAGTTCTTTAAAACCATGGTATTTATGTGTTTTAGAATTTGAAAATTCAATAAAATCCGGAAAAATGTGTCTTGTCGAAAACCAGTTGGCATGATAGAACGGTATTTTATACTCAAAATCATCGTCAAATGCCAGATAAGGTACGCCACAGAGTTTTGCAGCAATAGCAGAAGTTGCTCCAAAACAAACAACTAGATCAATTTTGTTCTTTTTTAAAAATGATTTTATTTCTAAATCTCTTTTTAATTGAAACATTATTTTTTTTAGAAAGCCTTTTTTATGATTACCAATTTTCGTGATTTTAAATCCGTCAAGTTCAAATCTTAGAATTTTTTCTAATTTCCCCCTCGATCTAAAAATAATATCGATATCATGACCAGCATCTTTACGCTCTAGAATTGCATTTTTGAAAAAATTTATATCAACCGGATGGTTTATATCAAATAATATGTTCATTAGATCAGGTTTAAATTTATAAATAGAATAGGAAATTAAATATCGTTTTAATTGTTGATTATTTAATTTTTGCTAAAACTTTTACGCCTATAGATCCAATTTTAAATAAGAAAGGGTTTATAATTTTCATAAATCTACCATGCTCAACTTGTTCTCCACCAAAACGAGACTTAAACTCTCTTACACCATAATCTTCATCTGGACTCCCAGCACCCATAAAATCAAAAAGGGCAATGTTATTTTGCACCGCATATTCCATAGCCGCCCATGTTGCCATAGAACTAGGGTACAAATGTTTATATTCTTGGTCTAGGCCACATACGTACATTTCATAAATAATTTTATTTTTAAGTATAGGGCAAATTATACCTCCAATTACTGTATTGCCTTTATAAACCAGAAGACATTTCCCTACATTTTTTCTGAAAAATTCTATAAAAAACTCTTCTGGGAACAATGGTTTTTTCACTTTGTTCTTATATAAATCTGATAGTATTGCATAAAAATATTTAATCTCCTTTTCAGATTTGGCCTCTGCCCAATGAGCTCCATTTTTAATGGATTTTTTTATTTGACGTAATTTTGATGAACTCATCACTTTTTTCATAGAAGCCAACTCCTTTGTGTTTAAATGAAAATTTAACCATGGCACATAATTAAAACCTAATTTGCCAAAATGGTTTTTAAAGGCTGAATAATCAAAATTATTTCTAGATTCTATGTATATTAATTTTTTACGATAATAGTTAAAAACACCTTTTAATAATGCCGTTGATGTGGATTCAGAATTATTAGTAAAAACTGGCCCTGCATAAATAATACCTCTTCTTGAGAAATATCCCTTAACACCTAATTCTTTTTGTATAGTTACTACCACTAAAGCTGTATATTGATCGTTTTCTTCTAAAGCAAAGACATCAGCACTAAATTCTTCAATAGAATTATAAAAATTATAAAAACTTTCTGTGTGAAATGGATTCGAATATTGACTATTTTCTAATAAATTAGTCCATTTATCTCTCCGCACTCCTTCGTTTATTAGCAGTTTCATTATTTTAAAAAAATTACAATGAGTTCAATAGTAGGCTTATAAAATAATTATCATTATTAGAGGTCAAGTTTTCTGTGAAACATTGATCCTAAGTTAAAAACATGTACTAAATATGTTGGCAACAATGTGAAAAACGCAACTATTTTACTTTTTGGGCTTTCTAACTTTTTAAAAACCTCAAAAATTGAAGTACCAGATCTAAATGTTGTTAACCATAGGTATCCAAACTTGCCTAAATATTCCTTCATTGGTAAATACTTACCTACTCTAGAAAATTGATAGTTAATTTGAAATAAGGTATAAAAATTTTTCATTCTCATTTCCTCCTTGGAATGATATTTCTGTTTTGTGATCTGATCGCCGGCGTCTTGAAAATAGGTTCTGAAAACTTCATTTACAAAAACTGTTTTGTAATTGAATCCAATTTGATCCCAAATATATTGATCAGGAAAATACCTAACACCGAAATTAGTGGGATAAGGATATTTTTTTAAAACATCAACTCTAATACAGCCCCATTTTTCACCGCCAATACGTTGTTTGTAAAAAATCTCTTCAATAGTAGAGACGCCTTCTTTAAATGGAAATTCGTCACCAACAACTTCACCATTTTCATATTTACATAACCCAGTAATGCCAGATATATCTTCAGCTTTATATTTAGCCCAAACTTCGGTCATTCTTTCAATAAGGTTTGGCTCAAAAGTATCATCAGAGTCAGCGGGAAATAACAATTCACCTTTGGCTATATGTACTACTCTATTTAATGCAAGGTATTTTCCTGAATCTTTCTGATAAATAACTTTCATAGGAAAAGTAGCCTTTGACTGATACTCTTCTAATAGTTCTTCTATTCCGTCGTTTGAACCATTATCAATTACAATCCATTCGAAATTTTGATTGGTTTGGGCCAATAGACTTTCCCAAACCCTATGAATTAAACGTTTTCTGTTGTAAATCGGAGTGAAAATCGTGAAAAAAGTTTGCTCCATCTCATCTTTATTTTTGGTTGATAAATTTTCTTTTCTTGAACTTAGAATCGAAGTGTGTGTTTTATTAATGGACTTTTCTTTATTCAATTCTTCTTTTTCTAATTGTAATTCTTTCTTTTTCATACTATGCAAATTTGTTAAATGTTAAATTTAATATTATTTTAAAAACGAAATAATAGCTGTTAAATTGTAGCTTTCTTATTTTACTAGACTATGCATTTTTTATAAAGATCATAAAATTCATTTATCATTCTATCAATTGTAAAGTGAGTTTTAATTCTTTCATTACCCATAATGCCCATTTGTATTGCAGTTTTCGGTTTTTTTAATAAGTATTCTATTTTCTCTGCCATATCATCAGCTTTTTTAGGTTTAACCAAAAAGCCTGTTTCATTGTTAAGAATTAGTTCTGGCGTACCACCTCCATTGGTTGCTACAACAGGTTTTTTAAAGGCCATATATTCCATTATTGAGTTTGAAATACCTTCACCATGGCAATCCATATTGGTTGATAACACACCAATATTAAATATATTCACAATTGATTCTACATCATGTTGTCTGCCAACAAACTTAAAGTGATCGCAATACTTTTTATCAATGCTATTTTTTATTGTATTCAAATTTGGACCGTCTCCAATGGCTAAAAATGTTACATCTTTTCTGTTTCTCAACACTAATTGTCCAGCTTCTACAAAAGTTTTATAGTCTTTTCTCGGATTAAAACCTCCAGACATTCCTACGACATATTTGGTTGTTACATTAAATTTTTTTCTAACCTCATTTTCAGACAACTTAACGGTTGCTCTACTAAAGTCAAAACCATTATAAATACACTTTCTTTTACTTATAGGTACCCTAAATGAATCTAAACCTGCCTTGCAATTTGCTAAAATAACATCACTAAATGGGTATGATAAATAGTTATACATAAACCTTTTTGAAAAAATTTTAAGTAATTTTCTAGGAGGAGCAGTTGATATCATAGAATTTAAAAAGGGAATTTTTTTAAATTTACATATAGGAGCAAACTGAAGTGCAGAAATATCATCCCAACAATGTACTAAGTTGGGTTTAAATTCTTTTAATACTTTATTAAACTTAGAGAGTATTTTAATATCTTTTTTTATATTTCTTTTAAATGAATGAACTTTAATATTAAAATCATAAATTTCCTTATAATGTATATCTTCAGATAAAATAATAATTTCAATTTCAATATTCTTTTTTATCACTAATTCCTTTATTAAGGAAATCAATCTTCTTTCCTTACCACCAGCACCTAATGATTCGATTATATATAATATTTTCATTTAGTTTTATTTTTTCTCATATTATCAATACTTAAGAATTAGTTCTTTTAATAATTCTTCTTAATTTTAGATGTAATACTTTAAAAATTGTTCAATCAAAACATCAATAAAAAAATGATTCAATAATCTTCAATAAATTTATTACGTTATTTTAAAGTTTGATTGATATATAAAATAACCTGACCTATCTGCACTTTGCTTTAATTCATCATTTGGCTTATCCTCAAAATCACATTCTACTACATATTCTTTATTCATTATACATTTTTCTTTTACATGTTTAGATTTTGAAGAATAAAAATATACACCCGCATAACTTTGTATACTATTATCTTGTTTTTTGTTACTTCCAAATGCAATATCGATAACAGCTTTTAAGTAATCGAATCCAGTTGAAAGTTGTACAAGATCTGAGCCAATAAAATCGCCACCCATTCTTGCTCCAATCTCAGTTATATAAACTTTGTTGTCTTTTGTTATAATTAGTTCCGAGTGGGAAGCTCCATTTCTTATTTTTAAAGCATTCAACCCATTGAGTACTGTTTTTTCAATTTCATTTCTTAATTCTGTGCTATAAAATTTTGATGGCTGATGGTGTTCTAACTCGACAAAATGTGGAAAACCAGAGGTAACTTTATCTGTAAATGTTATAATTTTATGTTTCCCATTAAAAGAAATTCCTTCCACGCTTATTTCCTCGCCACTAATAAATTCTTCAACAATTACTTTTTTTATAAACGAAACTTTCAAAGCATAATCAATAGCTTTTGATAAATTACTTTTAGTATTTAAAACCGTAATACCTTTACTGCCAGATCTATCTACTGGTTTAATGATTATTGGATAATTTAAGCTTTCAATTTCATGCAGTTGATAATCTGTTCCTACCTCAATAAAATTGGGTATGTTAATATTACCATTTTTAAATGCGGTTCTCATTAAGTATTTATTGGTACTTATTTCTGCACTTTGAATTGAATTGCCTGCTAAGTTTAAGTTGACAGCAACATAGTTAATCGTTGTTACTGCTACATCAGACCCTATGGAGGTTATACCGTCTATTTTTAATTCCCTACAAACTTCTAATATTTTCTCTTTTTCAATAATGGATATAGGATAAAATTCATGGCAAATTTCCTTACAAACAGCACCATCTTCCCAAGCAAAGCAAATTGTATAAAATCCTAATCTTTTTGCTTTTAGCACTAATGGTTTTTGTAAATAACTTGCTCCTATAATTGCCAATTTCTTCATTAGATTAATTTATCAATTCAGTTCTTATCACTTTTGCTATAGATTTTGAAAAAAGATTAGCTCCTTCTTTGTTTAAATGTAATTGGTCTTTAAAGAAAATTTGTTTTTTATAAAACTCAGGATAATCTGAAAAATCATATAATTTAACGTCATTAGTTTTCAGAATACTATCAAGTTTATTAATAATTGTGTTTGACCTATCAAATTTTAAGTATGTTGGTGATATTACACTAACTAATTTAATTTTATTCTCTTTACAAAGTGCTATAATTTTTAATAAATATTTAGTTTTGTTATCACCCATCTTTTCATTTTCTAAATGATATGGTGCAAAATTATTTACGTCAATAATACCTTCCAATGGTTTATAACCTAATTCATTGTCAATACTATCAATCTTATTAATGCTTCTTAAAATATGATATATTGTAGAGTTATATATATAGAGATTGGATATCAGTTCTAATTTAGAGAATTTAGGGTTTAATTCTATTATCTCTTTAAATGCATCATTGTTACTATAATAGGGTAAAAACAGATTTAACTTTGTATAAGACTTTTCATCAATAATAACATTAGGTGATAAGTCAAGAACAACAGCTTTAGGGGGTGTATTTTTTATGATCTCTTTTAAAATTGCATAATTATAGAAAACTCCATTTCCACCTAGCCCTAAATTATAACAACTATTATCTAAAATTTTAGATAATTCATGTGGATTATAATGATGTTGAGCTCTAGAGCTACCTAAAACAACAACTTCAGCATTAACTTTTAAATTTTTATTAATAGTACCATAATCGCTAAAATTAATTTTTTTAAATTCTTTTTCCATTAAAATACCGCAACCGTAATCAATAAAAAATATAATTATAATAAAAGTTAATAGATATTTTAGAAATGATTTTTTCATTAAAATTGAAAATAAATAAATTGACCTCCGTTAAATACGCCAATATATAATATTAGGCACACTAAAAAAGCAAAATATATAGTAACCTTATAATTTATTTTAGAATTTTCTAAAATACTGTTTTGATTACTTTCTACTACCAAATCATTTATAAATAAGATTATTAAACCAATTGTGGCGTAAAAAAATACTTTAATATCATAAAATACTTCTCCACTAAAACTAAAAATACTTTTTATTACATAAAAAGCTTCTGTCACATTATTTGCTCGAAAAAAAACCCAAGCCAAATCAACTAATATAAAAACAACTGTAGTTCTAAAAATCCTACTTAAAAATGATATTTTTTTATCTTTATTAACCTGTAGTTTAAAATAGTTTTCAATAACAATATAGATACCGTGCAATGCTCCCCAAATTATAAAAGTCCAATTTGCACCATGCCATAGTCCACTTACCAGAAAGGTTAAAAACAAGTTTAAGTACCACCGGGACACCCCTACTCTATTACCGCCCATTGGGATATAAAAATAATCTCTAAACCAAGTTGATAATGAAATATGCCATCGCCTCCAAAAATCAGTAATGGATGTAGCAAAATATGGACGCTTGAAGTTTGTCATTAAATCAAACCCCATAATTCTTGCAACACCAATGGCAATACTAGAATACCCAGCAAAATCCCCAAAAATCTGAAACGCAAAGAAAAATGTTGCTACTATAAATGTTAGGCCATCGTGCTGATAAACATTATTATATACAGAATCTACGTAAATTGATAACCTATCTGCAATAACCAGTTTCATAAAGAACCCGAAGATTACCCATTTTAATCCTTTTATAACATTATCAGATGTTAATTTGTGCTTTTCTCTAAATTGTGGTAATAATCTGGTGCTTCTCTCTATTGGACCTGCCACTAATTGTGGAAAAAAGGATACATAAAGGGCATAGATTCCAAAATGTTTTTCTGTCTCTATCTCTCCTCTATAAACATCAATTGTATAACTTAGTGTTTGAAACGTATAAAATGATATACCAACAGGTAATAATAAATTCAAATAAGGAATTTCTATTGAACTACTGAAAACATTTAACACATCATTTAACGACGAGCTTAAAAAATTAAAATATTTATAAAAGAACAACACCCCTAGACTTGCGGTTACGGATGTGGCAAGATATATTTTCTTTTGCCTTTGCGTCTTTGACCTTTGTATCATAATTGCCGCCCCGTAAGAAATAATAGTAGTAAATAATATCAAAAATACATAATCTATATTCCAACTCATATAAAAATAGTAACTGCAAATTAACAATACCAGCCATTTCCACTTATTTGGAGAAAGAAAATATAGCAATAATACAATTGGGAAAAAGTATATAAATTGAATTGAATTGAATAACATATATATAAACTCCGTTATTTATTAATTAAGCTTGTTTTCTTAAATTGGCCCAGTTAACAAAGTCAGTATTCGTTTTTAAAAACAGATTTAAAATTAAATT from Aureibaculum sp. 2308TA14-22 includes:
- a CDS encoding MBOAT family O-acyltransferase; this encodes MSWNIDYVFLILFTTIISYGAAIMIQRSKTQRQKKIYLATSVTASLGVLFFYKYFNFLSSSLNDVLNVFSSSIEIPYLNLLLPVGISFYTFQTLSYTIDVYRGEIETEKHFGIYALYVSFFPQLVAGPIERSTRLLPQFREKHKLTSDNVIKGLKWVIFGFFMKLVIADRLSIYVDSVYNNVYQHDGLTFIVATFFFAFQIFGDFAGYSSIAIGVARIMGFDLMTNFKRPYFATSITDFWRRWHISLSTWFRDYFYIPMGGNRVGVSRWYLNLFLTFLVSGLWHGANWTFIIWGALHGIYIVIENYFKLQVNKDKKISFLSRIFRTTVVFILVDLAWVFFRANNVTEAFYVIKSIFSFSGEVFYDIKVFFYATIGLIILFINDLVVESNQNSILENSKINYKVTIYFAFLVCLILYIGVFNGGQFIYFQF
- a CDS encoding ATP-grasp domain-containing protein; translation: MKKLAIIGASYLQKPLVLKAKRLGFYTICFAWEDGAVCKEICHEFYPISIIEKEKILEVCRELKIDGITSIGSDVAVTTINYVAVNLNLAGNSIQSAEISTNKYLMRTAFKNGNINIPNFIEVGTDYQLHEIESLNYPIIIKPVDRSGSKGITVLNTKSNLSKAIDYALKVSFIKKVIVEEFISGEEISVEGISFNGKHKIITFTDKVTSGFPHFVELEHHQPSKFYSTELRNEIEKTVLNGLNALKIRNGASHSELIITKDNKVYITEIGARMGGDFIGSDLVQLSTGFDYLKAVIDIAFGSNKKQDNSIQSYAGVYFYSSKSKHVKEKCIMNKEYVVECDFEDKPNDELKQSADRSGYFIYQSNFKIT
- a CDS encoding glycosyltransferase is translated as MKILYIIESLGAGGKERRLISLIKELVIKKNIEIEIIILSEDIHYKEIYDFNIKVHSFKRNIKKDIKILSKFNKVLKEFKPNLVHCWDDISALQFAPICKFKKIPFLNSMISTAPPRKLLKIFSKRFMYNYLSYPFSDVILANCKAGLDSFRVPISKRKCIYNGFDFSRATVKLSENEVRKKFNVTTKYVVGMSGGFNPRKDYKTFVEAGQLVLRNRKDVTFLAIGDGPNLNTIKNSIDKKYCDHFKFVGRQHDVESIVNIFNIGVLSTNMDCHGEGISNSIMEYMAFKKPVVATNGGGTPELILNNETGFLVKPKKADDMAEKIEYLLKKPKTAIQMGIMGNERIKTHFTIDRMINEFYDLYKKCIV